A segment of the Streptomyces sp. P9-A2 genome:
GCGCTTCCCCGCCGTCGGGGTCGTCCTCGTCACCTCCGACGCCAGCCCCGGCCTGTTCCAGGCCGCCATGGACTACGGAGCCCGCGGCCTGGCCGCACTGCCGCTCAACTATGAGGAACTCGCCAACCGCGTCCACGCCGTCGCCCAGTGGTCGTCCGGCGTACGCCGCCACCTCGGCGCCGGCGGCGACGTGTTCACCGGCGTCGGCGGCACGGTCGTCACCGTCAGCGGCGCCAAAGGCGGCGTGGGCGCCACCCTGACCGCCATCCACCTCGCCCTCGCCGCCCAGGCGTCCGGCCGCAGCACCGCCCTGGTCGACCTGGACCTCCAGAGCGGGGACGTCGCCTCCTTCCTGGACGTCCAGTTCCGGCGCTCCGTCGTGGACCTCGCGACGATCACCGACATCTCCCCGCGCGTCCTGGCCGACGCCGTCTTCCGCCACGACACCGGCCTCACCCTGCTCCTCTCCCCCGCCGAGGGCGAACGCGGCGAGGACGTCACCGACAGGGCCGCCCGCCACATCATCGGCGCCCTGCGCTCCCGGTACGAGGTCGTGGTCGTCGACACCGGCGCCCAGCTCGTCGGGGCCGGCGCGGCCGCCGTCGAGACCGCCGACACCGCGCTCCTGGTCACCACCCCGGACGTGGTCTCCGTCCGGGGCGCCAAACGGACCGTACGGATGTGGGACCGGCTCCAGATCCGCAAGGCGGAGGAGACCACGATCGTCGTCAACCGCCACAGCCGGGGCACGGAGATCCAGCCACCGCTCATCCAGAAGATCACCGGCACCGGGGTCGCGGCCACCGTGATCCCCGCCAACTTCAAGGAACTCCAGCAGGTCGTGGACGCCGGCCGGGTCCACGAGCTGGAGAACAAGAGCGTGGTGAAGCAGGCCCTGTGGACCCTGGCCGGAGAACTCGGCCTGGTCAAGCCCACCGAGGGCGCACACAAGTCCGGCCGGCTGCGCGGAGACCGGCTGCGCGGCGACCGCGGAGCGGTCAGCGTCCGGCGGCGCAAGGGCGGAGGAGGATGAGGTGAAGGGGAAGGAGGCGCACACCCGCTCGGGCCGGGGCCTCGACCTGGACCGGAGCCAGGGCCATGGCCAGGACCGGGGCCAGGTCACCATCGAGTTCCTCGGCATGATCCCGACGATCCTGGTGACGCTCGTGGTGCTGTGGCAACTCGTGCTGCTGGGATACACGTT
Coding sequences within it:
- a CDS encoding AAA family ATPase, whose amino-acid sequence is MPTRILPAVGDADAVRSITTLLSQLPDAEPMAPVIDSTQLVDTLARLAAESIDELPEVVVVHERIGPVPALELIREVALRFPAVGVVLVTSDASPGLFQAAMDYGARGLAALPLNYEELANRVHAVAQWSSGVRRHLGAGGDVFTGVGGTVVTVSGAKGGVGATLTAIHLALAAQASGRSTALVDLDLQSGDVASFLDVQFRRSVVDLATITDISPRVLADAVFRHDTGLTLLLSPAEGERGEDVTDRAARHIIGALRSRYEVVVVDTGAQLVGAGAAAVETADTALLVTTPDVVSVRGAKRTVRMWDRLQIRKAEETTIVVNRHSRGTEIQPPLIQKITGTGVAATVIPANFKELQQVVDAGRVHELENKSVVKQALWTLAGELGLVKPTEGAHKSGRLRGDRLRGDRGAVSVRRRKGGGG